From one Melioribacteraceae bacterium genomic stretch:
- a CDS encoding sugar kinase, with protein sequence MSLELKKDCKYALLVPTSIGVRITPVNGQPVHSSDMFMMQVTSAETNVASIASYLGLPVKVLTSFVKDSPISEKIKSNLKSRHMDFEGPEVEQGNPWGYRHQLNIADSGYGLRGPRVHNDRAGEVGRKLNVKDFDLDRIFGKEGVQIIHLSGLIAALSEDTSIFCLELARSAKKHGTKISFDLNYRASFWKGREKELRDAFTEIASVSDILVGNEEDFQLCLGIEGPEAGGKEVNKIDSFKDMITRVKKEFPNTSVFATTLRQVIHTNQHLWGAIMLNKNDWFIAEPREIYVLDRIGGGDGFVGGMLYGILKSWNPEKWMQFGWASGALATTFLTDYAQPADEEMIWSIWHGNARVKR encoded by the coding sequence ATGTCATTAGAGTTAAAGAAAGATTGCAAATATGCATTGCTTGTACCAACAAGTATCGGAGTACGAATTACACCTGTAAACGGGCAGCCTGTTCATAGCAGCGATATGTTTATGATGCAGGTAACAAGTGCCGAAACTAATGTGGCAAGTATTGCTTCATATTTGGGATTACCGGTAAAAGTATTAACTTCTTTTGTAAAGGACAGCCCCATTTCGGAAAAGATTAAAAGTAATTTGAAAAGCCGGCATATGGATTTTGAAGGACCGGAAGTTGAACAGGGTAACCCATGGGGCTATCGTCATCAATTAAATATTGCCGATAGCGGCTACGGTCTGCGTGGACCTAGAGTTCATAACGATAGAGCCGGTGAGGTTGGAAGAAAACTCAACGTAAAGGACTTCGACTTAGATAGAATTTTTGGAAAAGAAGGAGTTCAAATAATTCATTTATCCGGACTAATTGCAGCACTCTCAGAAGATACAAGCATATTTTGTTTAGAACTTGCACGTTCTGCAAAAAAACACGGAACAAAAATTTCATTCGATCTAAATTACCGGGCTTCATTTTGGAAGGGAAGAGAAAAAGAATTAAGAGATGCTTTCACCGAGATAGCTTCGGTGTCGGACATTTTAGTCGGTAATGAAGAAGACTTCCAGCTTTGTTTGGGAATTGAGGGACCAGAAGCTGGCGGAAAAGAAGTAAACAAGATCGACAGCTTCAAGGATATGATCACAAGGGTAAAGAAAGAATTTCCAAACACATCCGTTTTTGCTACAACTCTTCGTCAAGTAATTCATACAAATCAGCATCTTTGGGGTGCAATAATGCTTAATAAGAATGATTGGTTTATTGCAGAGCCTAGAGAAATCTACGTTTTGGATAGAATCGGTGGCGGTGATGGATTTGTCGGTGGTATGTTGTACGGTATTCTAAAAAGCTGGAATCCGGAAAAATGGATGCAGTTTGGTTGGGCAAGCGGTGCTTTAGCAACAACGTTTTTAACAGATTACGCGCAGCCCGCAGATGAAGAAATGATCTGGAGTATTTGGCACGGAAACGCGCGAGTGAAGCGATAA
- a CDS encoding SDR family NAD(P)-dependent oxidoreductase, producing MKGTTFSDLQNKVCVITGGGGTIGNSLAMGLAKVGMKVAILDISKNNADELAEKLQKELNCNAIGIEANVLEKSSLIAAQKLINEKLGAVDFLINGAGGNSPAATTKTEFITDDVESLDDTFFGLDLKSITKVFDLNFMGTLVPTMVFGKEMIQRKSGTILNISSMNSFRPLTKIPAYSAAKSSINNLTEWLAVHFAKMNVRVNAIAPGFFITAQNKFLLIDENTNELTNRGNKIIAATPMGKFGEPDDLIGATLFLLSNASEFITGVVLPVDGGFNAYSGV from the coding sequence ATGAAAGGAACGACATTTTCTGATTTACAAAACAAAGTCTGTGTTATTACCGGAGGTGGCGGAACTATTGGCAATTCACTTGCAATGGGTTTAGCAAAAGTTGGTATGAAAGTCGCCATTTTAGATATTTCAAAAAATAATGCAGATGAATTAGCTGAGAAATTGCAAAAAGAACTAAACTGCAATGCAATCGGTATTGAAGCTAATGTTTTGGAAAAAAGTTCTTTAATTGCCGCACAAAAATTAATCAATGAAAAATTAGGAGCCGTGGATTTTTTAATAAACGGTGCCGGAGGTAATTCGCCGGCTGCTACTACCAAGACGGAATTCATTACCGATGATGTGGAGTCTTTGGATGATACTTTTTTCGGGCTAGATCTGAAGAGCATAACAAAGGTCTTTGACTTGAATTTTATGGGTACTTTAGTACCGACTATGGTTTTTGGAAAAGAAATGATTCAGCGAAAGTCAGGTACAATATTAAATATATCTTCAATGAATTCATTTAGACCATTGACGAAAATCCCTGCATACTCTGCGGCAAAATCCTCAATCAATAATTTAACGGAATGGCTGGCTGTGCATTTTGCTAAAATGAATGTAAGAGTAAACGCAATTGCCCCGGGATTTTTCATTACAGCTCAAAATAAATTTTTACTTATTGATGAAAATACCAATGAGTTAACCAATAGAGGAAACAAAATTATTGCTGCAACTCCTATGGGTAAGTTCGGAGAACCCGATGATTTAATAGGTGCTACATTGTTCCTTTTGTCTAATGCCTCCGAATTTATAACGGGTGTTGTATTACCGGTGGATGGTGGTTTTAATGCGTACAGCGGTGTGTAG
- a CDS encoding glycosyltransferase has translation MSSYQYIFSVIVPTYNRSNEINELLNSLVNQTLDDSLFEVIIVDDGSTDNTDKVVNNVIDNSSINLRFLKQDHKGPGEARNLGMKEANGEYLLFIDSDCIADENWLTAYKIALEEKKLKPAGFGGPDKVLPTFSPVQKAIDYSMTSFITTGGIRGHSKKGISKYYPRSFNMGVRKDVYEKIGGMGKLRHGQDIEFSHRILSTGESVIKVDNAVVYHKRRMSIKKFFRQVFNWGVARINLYKIDKGMLEPVHFFPSIGTLLSLTVIILTLIFPKVFIWFVLFGLMILLSMGIHGIVKYKDYRTLFYIPVIVPTQIFGYGLGFLIAFVRRVILKKNEFTGFVKKYYQ, from the coding sequence ATGTCTTCCTACCAATATATTTTTTCGGTAATAGTTCCTACTTATAATCGATCCAATGAAATTAATGAACTTCTAAATTCATTAGTTAACCAAACATTAGATGATTCATTATTTGAAGTGATCATTGTTGATGATGGTTCAACAGATAATACTGATAAAGTAGTTAACAATGTAATCGATAACTCATCAATAAATTTGAGATTCTTAAAGCAGGACCATAAAGGTCCGGGCGAAGCTCGTAACTTAGGAATGAAAGAAGCTAATGGTGAATATTTGCTCTTTATTGATAGCGATTGCATTGCTGATGAAAATTGGCTTACGGCATATAAAATAGCGTTAGAGGAAAAGAAATTAAAACCGGCAGGATTTGGTGGTCCCGACAAAGTTTTACCAACCTTCTCTCCTGTTCAAAAAGCAATTGATTATTCGATGACTTCTTTCATAACAACCGGTGGAATTCGAGGTCATTCGAAAAAAGGAATTTCAAAATATTATCCGCGCAGTTTTAATATGGGTGTAAGAAAAGATGTTTATGAAAAAATCGGTGGAATGGGAAAACTAAGACATGGACAGGATATCGAATTCAGTCATAGAATTCTTTCAACCGGTGAATCGGTAATTAAAGTTGATAACGCTGTAGTTTATCATAAAAGAAGAATGTCCATAAAAAAATTTTTCCGGCAAGTATTTAATTGGGGCGTGGCAAGAATTAATCTTTATAAGATAGATAAAGGAATGCTTGAGCCGGTTCATTTTTTCCCCTCAATCGGAACTTTACTTTCATTAACGGTTATAATTCTGACTCTAATATTTCCAAAAGTTTTCATTTGGTTTGTTTTATTCGGATTAATGATTTTACTTTCTATGGGTATTCATGGAATTGTTAAGTACAAAGATTATAGAACTCTCTTCTATATTCCAGTTATTGTACCGACTCAAATATTTGGTTATGGATTGGGATTTTTAATTGCATTTGTTAGAAGAGTAATTTTAAAAAAAAACGAGTTTACCGGATTCGTAAAAAAATATTATCAATAA
- a CDS encoding lactate racemase domain-containing protein, with protein sequence MLYFAEGSENKVFTQEEIKAALFTTYEKLGGKNKVLAIPPDITRFHSKAGELTTITYDYYKDKLTDILPALGTHSPMTEKEIDHMYKGVPKNLFRVHKWREDLATLGIVPSEFIEKVSEGKLNYEWPAQVNKLLVEGGHDLILSIGQVVPHEVVGMANYNKNVFVGTGGQEGINKSHFLGAVYGMERMMGRADTPVRKVLNYASDNFALDLPIVYVLTVVGKDENDKLVLRGLYVGDDYECFKLAAELSLKVNFIMLEKPLKKTIVYLEPEEFKSTWLGNKGVYRTRMAIDDDGELIILAPGLKEFGEDKQIDKLIRKYGYLTTPEILKFVDENDDLKNNLSAAAHLIHGSSENRFKITYCPGYITKEEIESVNYNYADLSIMLKKYNPDKLKDGLNNVDGEEVYYISNPALGLWSYKDRFTE encoded by the coding sequence ATGTTATACTTTGCAGAAGGATCTGAAAATAAAGTATTCACTCAAGAAGAAATTAAAGCTGCACTGTTTACAACTTATGAAAAATTAGGTGGTAAAAATAAAGTGCTCGCTATTCCTCCCGATATTACACGATTCCATTCCAAGGCCGGTGAGTTAACCACTATAACTTATGATTATTATAAAGATAAATTAACTGACATTCTTCCTGCGCTTGGAACTCATTCTCCGATGACAGAAAAAGAAATAGATCATATGTACAAAGGTGTTCCCAAAAATTTATTCAGAGTTCATAAATGGCGGGAAGATTTAGCTACTCTCGGAATTGTTCCTTCCGAGTTTATTGAAAAAGTTTCTGAAGGAAAATTAAATTATGAATGGCCCGCACAAGTTAACAAACTGCTTGTTGAAGGCGGACACGATTTAATTCTTTCCATTGGACAAGTTGTCCCGCACGAAGTTGTGGGAATGGCTAATTATAATAAAAATGTGTTTGTAGGTACAGGCGGACAAGAAGGTATTAACAAAAGTCATTTCCTCGGCGCAGTTTACGGAATGGAACGAATGATGGGAAGAGCTGATACGCCTGTTCGCAAAGTTCTTAATTATGCTTCCGATAATTTTGCACTAGATTTACCCATCGTTTACGTGCTTACAGTTGTCGGTAAAGATGAAAACGACAAACTCGTTTTGAGAGGATTATATGTTGGCGACGATTACGAATGTTTTAAACTCGCCGCAGAGTTATCTCTAAAAGTAAACTTCATAATGCTGGAAAAGCCGTTGAAAAAGACTATAGTTTATCTAGAACCTGAAGAATTCAAATCAACTTGGTTAGGTAATAAAGGTGTTTATCGAACTCGAATGGCAATTGATGATGATGGAGAACTGATTATTCTTGCACCGGGACTAAAAGAATTTGGTGAAGACAAACAGATAGATAAATTAATTCGTAAATATGGATATCTAACCACTCCGGAAATATTAAAATTTGTCGATGAAAATGATGACTTAAAAAACAACTTAAGCGCCGCTGCACATTTAATTCACGGTTCATCTGAAAATAGATTTAAAATAACTTACTGCCCTGGTTATATTACCAAAGAAGAAATAGAAAGTGTTAATTATAATTATGCGGATTTATCAATAATGTTGAAAAAATACAATCCGGATAAACTAAAAGATGGTTTGAATAATGTTGATGGAGAAGAAGTGTACTACATTTCAAATCCGGCATTAGGGTTATGGTCATATAAAGATAGATTTACAGAATAA
- a CDS encoding HipA domain-containing protein, whose product MKKDRKEILVYADWQSIIGARLMGVLYSEVIRGKEIFSFQYSDEWLNADFAQVLDPDLRLYQGKQYLNEGKDNFGIFLDSSPDRWGRLLMRRREAVLARIEKRTQNILYESDYLLGVFDEHRSGAIRFKTNADGAFLNDNKDLATPPFTTIKKLEQASLRIEQDELINDPEYIKWLNLLIAQGSSLGGARPKASVIDEKGNLWIAKFPSINDEKNIGAWEMVVHDLAIKSGIDVAQAMTKKYSSKHHTFLTKRFDRNKKRRIHFASAMTLLGYKDGSDYSQGVSYLELAEFIAVNGARVNEDLEELWKRIVFNICVSNTDDYLRNHGFILTDKGWILSPAYDVNPNEKGTELNLNISENDNSLELDLAMEVIEYFRLSEKKALKIISLIKKTVANWKEVANKYQISKTEQEDMQTAFIAK is encoded by the coding sequence ATGAAGAAGGATAGAAAAGAGATATTAGTTTATGCTGATTGGCAATCGATCATAGGCGCTAGACTTATGGGAGTTTTATATTCAGAAGTAATAAGAGGAAAAGAGATTTTCTCTTTCCAATATTCTGATGAATGGTTAAACGCTGACTTTGCACAAGTATTAGATCCGGACTTAAGATTGTATCAAGGGAAACAATATTTGAATGAAGGTAAGGATAATTTCGGTATTTTTCTTGACTCATCACCTGATCGATGGGGGAGACTGCTTATGCGAAGGAGAGAAGCAGTACTAGCTAGAATTGAGAAGCGTACTCAAAACATTTTATATGAATCCGATTATTTATTAGGAGTATTTGATGAACATCGATCTGGTGCCATTAGATTTAAGACAAATGCCGATGGTGCGTTTTTAAATGACAATAAAGATTTAGCAACTCCACCGTTTACAACTATTAAGAAACTTGAACAAGCAAGTTTGAGAATAGAGCAAGACGAATTAATAAATGATCCGGAATATATAAAATGGCTGAATTTATTAATCGCCCAGGGATCATCATTGGGAGGGGCAAGACCCAAAGCAAGTGTTATAGATGAGAAAGGAAATCTCTGGATTGCCAAATTCCCAAGTATTAATGATGAAAAAAATATTGGCGCTTGGGAAATGGTCGTTCATGATCTTGCCATAAAATCTGGGATTGATGTAGCTCAAGCTATGACAAAAAAGTACTCAAGCAAACATCATACTTTTTTAACAAAACGATTTGATAGAAATAAAAAACGGAGAATTCATTTTGCTTCAGCAATGACTCTTCTTGGCTATAAAGATGGTTCTGATTATTCGCAAGGAGTTAGCTATTTAGAGTTAGCAGAATTCATTGCTGTAAATGGAGCAAGGGTGAATGAGGATTTAGAAGAACTATGGAAAAGGATAGTATTTAATATCTGTGTCTCAAATACTGATGATTATTTACGAAATCATGGATTTATTTTGACAGATAAAGGATGGATTCTTTCACCGGCATATGATGTCAATCCAAATGAGAAGGGTACCGAATTGAATTTAAATATATCAGAAAATGATAACTCCTTAGAACTTGACTTAGCTATGGAAGTGATTGAGTACTTTCGTCTCAGCGAAAAGAAGGCTTTAAAAATAATATCTCTTATAAAGAAAACGGTTGCAAATTGGAAGGAAGTGGCCAATAAGTATCAAATATCAAAGACAGAACAAGAAGATATGCAAACAGCTTTTATTGCAAAATAA
- the gnd gene encoding decarboxylating NADP(+)-dependent phosphogluconate dehydrogenase, whose amino-acid sequence MSKADIGLIGLAVMGENLVLNMESHGYTVAVYNRTIQKVDDFVNGRGKGKNIIGTHTVEELIQNLKSPRKVMIMVKAGSPVDKVIDQLVPLLDKGDIIIDGGNSHFPDSIRRTKELEEKGLLFIGTGVSGGEEGALKGPSIMPGGSKDAWPHVKSIFQDIAAKVEDGSPCCDWVGEGGAGHFVKMVHNGIEYGDMQLICEVYQIMKDLLGMSYDDMHDVFKEWNEGELDSYLIEITRDILAYKDEDGEPLVEKILDTAGQKGTGKWTAVASLDQGVPLTLIGEAVYARTLSAMKDDRVEASKILKGPIPKFEGDKKQFIEDLRKALYASKIISYAQGYILMRYAAEEYGWNLNYGGIALMWRGGCIIRSIFLGKIKEAFDKNPKLTNLLLDDFFKKTIESSQDSWRRVIASAATNGIWIPAMSTALNYFDGYRSERLPANLLQAQRDYFGAHTYERIDKPRGEFFHTNWTGRGGKTASSTYNA is encoded by the coding sequence ATGAGTAAAGCTGATATTGGATTAATTGGTTTAGCTGTAATGGGAGAGAACTTAGTGCTGAATATGGAAAGTCATGGTTACACAGTTGCAGTTTATAATCGTACGATACAAAAAGTTGATGACTTTGTTAATGGAAGAGGAAAAGGAAAGAATATAATTGGTACGCATACTGTTGAAGAGTTAATTCAAAATTTAAAATCGCCTCGTAAAGTTATGATCATGGTCAAAGCCGGCAGCCCGGTTGATAAAGTGATCGATCAATTAGTTCCGTTACTCGATAAAGGTGATATAATAATTGACGGTGGCAACTCACACTTCCCGGATTCAATTAGAAGAACAAAAGAATTGGAAGAAAAAGGATTGTTGTTTATCGGTACAGGTGTTTCCGGCGGTGAAGAAGGCGCACTTAAAGGTCCGTCAATCATGCCCGGTGGTTCGAAAGATGCTTGGCCACATGTGAAGTCAATCTTTCAAGATATAGCAGCAAAAGTTGAAGACGGTTCACCTTGTTGTGATTGGGTTGGTGAAGGGGGTGCCGGTCATTTTGTTAAAATGGTTCACAACGGAATTGAATATGGTGATATGCAGTTGATTTGCGAAGTATATCAAATTATGAAAGACTTGCTCGGTATGAGTTACGATGATATGCATGATGTATTTAAAGAATGGAACGAAGGCGAACTCGATAGTTATTTAATTGAAATAACTCGAGATATTCTTGCTTATAAAGATGAAGACGGTGAACCGCTTGTTGAAAAAATTCTTGATACTGCCGGGCAAAAAGGAACCGGTAAATGGACTGCCGTTGCATCACTCGATCAAGGTGTTCCTTTAACTTTAATCGGTGAAGCAGTTTATGCCCGTACTCTTTCAGCAATGAAGGATGATAGAGTTGAAGCATCAAAAATTTTAAAGGGTCCAATCCCGAAATTTGAAGGCGATAAAAAACAATTCATAGAAGATTTACGTAAAGCTTTATATGCCTCCAAAATTATCTCGTATGCTCAGGGTTATATATTGATGAGATACGCAGCTGAAGAATACGGATGGAACTTGAATTACGGCGGTATAGCTTTGATGTGGCGCGGAGGTTGTATCATTCGTTCTATCTTTTTGGGAAAGATAAAAGAAGCATTCGATAAGAATCCGAAGTTAACTAATTTATTACTGGATGATTTTTTCAAAAAAACAATCGAATCATCTCAGGATTCTTGGAGAAGAGTTATTGCATCTGCTGCTACAAACGGAATTTGGATCCCGGCAATGTCAACTGCATTAAATTACTTTGACGGTTACAGGAGCGAAAGACTTCCTGCAAACTTACTCCAAGCGCAAAGAGATTATTTTGGTGCTCATACTTACGAAAGAATTGATAAACCAAGAGGCGAATTCTTCCATACAAATTGGACGGGAAGAGGCGGTAAAACAGCTTCTTCCACTTACAATGCATAA
- a CDS encoding helix-turn-helix transcriptional regulator: MISPKTKKILIQLGENIKLARLRRKLSAEQIAERAGISRPTLLAIEKGSPSVSIGSYVDVLFVLGLADDLLNIASDDELGRKLQDAKLLIKERAPRKLL, encoded by the coding sequence ATGATATCGCCAAAAACAAAAAAAATATTAATCCAATTGGGAGAAAACATTAAATTGGCTCGGTTAAGGAGAAAATTAAGTGCTGAGCAAATAGCTGAACGTGCGGGAATTAGCAGACCAACGTTATTAGCTATTGAGAAGGGTTCACCTTCAGTAAGCATAGGATCTTATGTTGATGTTCTTTTTGTATTAGGATTAGCGGATGACTTATTAAATATAGCAAGTGATGATGAGCTAGGTAGAAAATTGCAAGACGCAAAATTATTGATTAAAGAAAGAGCTCCGAGGAAATTATTATGA
- a CDS encoding glycosyltransferase family 2 protein, which translates to MENEAPKRKKFYNKKKYYGNKKNPPKEKKEGNPFSFNKVSIVVPLFNEEESLGPLYFEIIKVVKANNIDYELIFIDDGSTDSSLEKLRELNRKDNKIRYISFRKNYGKSAALNVGFQKASGDAVITMDADLQDDPAEIPNLLKKLDEGFDMVSGWKKVRFDPFIKKHSSKFFNYTTKVMTGINIHDFNCGLKAYRKEVIKNINVYGELHRYIPVLANNKGFTVTEIPVRHHPRRYGKTKFGISRFFKGFVDLLTVVFNSRYISRPLHLFGFFGATAFLFGIIVNLWLTYEKLFLGKGIGNRPLLFLGILLIIVGVQFFAVGLLGEIIVHNTPRQEDYNIKEKR; encoded by the coding sequence ATGGAAAACGAAGCTCCAAAACGGAAAAAGTTTTATAACAAAAAGAAATATTACGGCAATAAAAAGAATCCGCCAAAAGAAAAGAAGGAAGGTAATCCATTTTCTTTTAATAAAGTTTCTATAGTCGTTCCGCTTTTTAATGAAGAAGAATCTTTAGGTCCGCTGTATTTTGAAATAATAAAAGTGGTTAAGGCAAATAATATTGATTATGAATTGATCTTTATTGATGACGGAAGTACAGATAGCTCACTCGAAAAATTGAGAGAACTTAATCGAAAAGACAACAAGATTAGATACATCTCTTTTAGAAAAAATTACGGAAAATCTGCTGCTTTAAATGTTGGTTTCCAAAAAGCAAGCGGCGATGCTGTAATTACAATGGATGCCGATCTTCAAGATGATCCAGCTGAAATTCCAAATTTATTAAAGAAGCTTGATGAAGGTTTCGATATGGTTTCCGGCTGGAAAAAAGTCCGCTTCGATCCATTTATTAAAAAACATTCATCTAAGTTTTTTAATTATACAACAAAAGTAATGACTGGAATTAATATCCACGATTTTAATTGTGGATTAAAAGCCTACAGAAAAGAAGTTATAAAAAATATAAATGTGTATGGTGAGCTTCACAGATATATTCCTGTGCTCGCAAATAATAAAGGATTTACCGTAACAGAGATTCCGGTAAGGCATCATCCAAGAAGATATGGCAAAACTAAATTCGGAATATCTAGATTCTTCAAAGGGTTTGTTGATTTACTTACTGTAGTATTTAATTCTCGTTATATAAGTAGACCATTACATTTGTTTGGATTTTTTGGGGCGACTGCATTTTTATTTGGTATAATTGTCAATCTCTGGTTGACATATGAAAAATTATTCTTGGGAAAAGGAATTGGAAATCGTCCCCTATTATTTTTAGGAATTTTACTCATCATTGTTGGTGTTCAATTTTTTGCTGTTGGTTTACTTGGTGAAATAATAGTCCATAATACTCCACGTCAGGAAGATTACAACATCAAAGAAAAAAGATAA
- a CDS encoding glycosyltransferase family 4 protein, with the protein MKKVLIITYYWPPAGGPGVQRVLKFAKYLPDFSWQPIILTVENGEYPAIDESLLDDIPPGIKVYKTKSFEPFNLYKGITGQKGNIPTHVLNKSENESALQKLSKWIRANVFIPDARVGWIPTIVKEGKNIIEKEKPDLIFSSSPPHSLQIGAMKLAKQTGLKWVADFRDPWTDGFWQKELPRTRYAIKKDSKLERKVLQSSNAVITVSDSIAELLDKKNHNSYHVIPNGYDEYDFANIVKSKSEKFTIVYTGSLRKSQIPNKFLRSLSELNSNNAILNLELHFIGTVHPDAVNLVNEFNLNKLVKFYSYKPHNELIKCIINADMLLLSIPNTQNNEGILTGKLFEYIGSNNFILCIGPKNGDAAKIISELNCGITFDFDEDTSKIVLEKYSQWEAGFSHTPEINSEQYTRKNLTKKLSSIFDSIL; encoded by the coding sequence TTGAAAAAAGTATTGATCATAACATATTATTGGCCGCCTGCGGGTGGACCGGGAGTACAGCGAGTTTTGAAATTCGCAAAGTACTTACCTGATTTTAGCTGGCAGCCAATTATCTTAACTGTAGAAAACGGTGAATACCCGGCGATTGATGAAAGCTTGCTTGATGATATTCCCCCTGGAATAAAAGTCTATAAAACAAAATCATTTGAACCGTTTAATTTATACAAAGGTATTACCGGACAAAAAGGAAATATTCCTACACATGTTTTAAATAAAAGTGAAAATGAAAGTGCTTTACAGAAACTTTCAAAATGGATAAGAGCCAATGTATTTATTCCGGATGCAAGAGTTGGGTGGATACCTACAATTGTTAAAGAAGGTAAAAATATTATAGAGAAAGAAAAACCAGATTTAATTTTTAGTTCATCTCCACCACATTCATTACAAATCGGTGCTATGAAATTAGCAAAACAAACTGGTTTAAAATGGGTTGCTGATTTTCGTGATCCTTGGACTGATGGCTTCTGGCAAAAAGAGTTGCCTCGCACAAGGTATGCTATTAAGAAGGATAGCAAACTTGAAAGAAAAGTTTTACAAAGTTCGAATGCAGTTATCACTGTAAGTGACTCAATAGCAGAATTATTAGATAAAAAAAACCATAATAGTTACCATGTAATTCCCAATGGATACGATGAGTATGATTTCGCTAATATCGTTAAATCAAAATCCGAAAAATTCACAATTGTATACACCGGAAGTTTAAGAAAAAGTCAGATTCCTAATAAATTTTTAAGATCGCTAAGTGAATTAAATAGCAACAATGCGATTTTAAATCTAGAATTACATTTTATTGGGACGGTGCATCCCGATGCTGTGAATCTAGTCAATGAGTTTAACTTGAACAAGTTGGTCAAATTTTATTCATACAAACCGCACAATGAATTAATTAAATGTATTATCAACGCTGATATGCTTCTTTTATCAATTCCCAATACTCAAAATAACGAAGGAATATTAACCGGAAAACTGTTTGAATATATTGGAAGCAACAATTTTATTCTATGTATTGGACCAAAAAATGGAGATGCTGCAAAAATCATTTCTGAATTAAATTGCGGTATAACTTTCGATTTTGATGAAGATACTTCTAAAATTGTGCTTGAAAAATATAGTCAGTGGGAGGCGGGATTTAGTCATACCCCTGAGATCAATTCAGAACAATATACTCGTAAGAATTTGACAAAAAAATTAAGTTCAATTTTTGATTCGATTTTATGA
- a CDS encoding helical backbone metal receptor yields the protein MINLLQTLLFVLLFPIFLFSQSFSIDDDLDRSIYFDSIPTRVISLAPNITEMIYQLNVGDKLVGNTKYCYFPEDAKSVSKVGDILTINYEKIIELQPDVIFLTVEGNQKHVYEKLLNLGFKVFVSNPRDYEGIKKTFKDLGKVFGKRQLAKIKIQEWDSTLAQIKSDSKNFTRKTVMILVELNPIMIAGKNTFINTYIETCNMKNFSEEAQLNYPIFSRETVIERDPDIIVYPSSGKESIKTLTDTYPEWASLSAIKNNRVFFVDRDLYFRPGPRFIEALTDFYSRLAKTSSID from the coding sequence ATGATAAATCTTCTTCAGACTTTATTGTTCGTTTTATTATTTCCCATCTTTCTATTTTCTCAAAGTTTTTCTATAGATGATGATCTTGATCGATCAATTTATTTTGATTCAATTCCAACCAGAGTAATTTCGCTAGCTCCCAATATCACGGAAATGATTTATCAATTAAATGTCGGCGATAAATTAGTTGGCAATACCAAATATTGTTACTTCCCCGAAGATGCTAAGAGTGTCTCTAAGGTTGGAGATATTCTGACAATTAATTATGAAAAAATTATTGAACTTCAACCTGATGTTATTTTTCTAACGGTTGAAGGAAATCAAAAACATGTTTATGAAAAACTCCTGAATCTCGGTTTCAAAGTGTTTGTTTCAAACCCGCGAGACTACGAGGGAATTAAGAAAACATTCAAAGATCTAGGTAAGGTTTTCGGTAAACGGCAATTGGCAAAAATTAAAATTCAAGAATGGGATTCAACTTTAGCACAAATAAAAAGTGATTCTAAAAATTTTACTAGAAAAACTGTTATGATCCTTGTCGAGTTAAATCCGATTATGATTGCCGGGAAAAATACTTTTATCAATACTTATATTGAAACTTGCAACATGAAGAATTTTTCTGAAGAAGCACAGTTAAACTATCCGATATTTAGCAGAGAAACTGTAATCGAAAGAGATCCCGATATTATTGTTTACCCATCATCGGGAAAAGAATCGATAAAAACTTTGACAGACACTTATCCGGAATGGGCTTCTCTATCGGCAATAAAAAATAATAGAGTATTTTTTGTTGATCGTGATTTGTACTTTAGACCGGGGCCACGTTTTATTGAAGCACTTACAGATTTTTATTCAAGATTAGCAAAAACTTCTTCGATTGATTAA